In Nicotiana tabacum cultivar K326 chromosome 2, ASM71507v2, whole genome shotgun sequence, the following proteins share a genomic window:
- the LOC107799711 gene encoding clathrin coat assembly protein AP180-like, with protein sequence MPSKLKKAIGAVKDQTSISIAKVSNNTSSTLEVAVLKAITHDDVPVDERYIHEVVQLVSSNKSYAAACARAIGKRIGRTRNWIVALKSLMLVLRIFQDGDPYFPREVLHAMKKGAKILNLSNFRDDSNSSPWDFTAFIRTFALYLDERLDCFLTGKLQRRYNYKERENSRHFRTSSSNSSNSSSSIRRTTNEAIREMKPAMLLDKISYWQRLLERAIAIRPTGAAKTNCLVQVALYAVVQESFDLYKDVSDGLALVLDSFFHLPYQLCVNAFQTCVKAAKQFEEINSFYSFCKSIGVGRTSEYPSVQNISEELIESLQEFLKDQSSFPVKSSGQLLLQKPGSMKSLKSRHDSYGGQSEFSVATTEPYSERSTTATTTSGIGSPCSSLEELIRATETGRKNPSISIDLEAYSDIQFRKQCSEDVCDTGSARSLPVSMIDLVSSSNWPGDDEDEDKEVQKQKQQPVADKEKEQNKNEAKQDQPKEKETPVLDSSSAKGWEAVLNEALTPSPSFDAFPKQQEPKQVSGNGVNASSDDASSNNGWDLGLFEATPQAKSEQPMPNTTANKVDSFNTLPLPSFNAFSERQEQEQVSRFGANVSSTDQASLSNNGWDLALFEAIPQTKSEKAMPTISNNINSSTLDELFNQRSMSLFPNSGLSSLPMPNTNGSSYDQNPSTTFLPASNNAYNRIPVMAQANHYNPFLQDTSTELPSNMLSTTAAPTFQATPTFSAQSSFSAVQRDVNSDPFGTFSSSEQMLNGAINQQNLLHEQQLWLQNQNKIIAKHMS encoded by the coding sequence ATGCCAAGCAAGCTAAAGAAAGCAATTGGTGCAGTGAAAGATCAAACAAGCATTAGCATTGCCAAAGTTTCCAACAACACTTCGTCAACACTTGAAGTCGCTGTTCTAAAAGCCATCACACACGACGATGTCCCTGTGGACGAACGTTACATACACGAGGTTGTCCAATTAGTCTCTTCCAACAAATCCTACGCGGCTGCTTGTGCTCGTGCCATTGGCAAACGCATTGGTCGTACTAGGAATTGGATCGTTGCCCTTAAATCGTTAATGCTTGTCCTAAGAATCTTTCAAGATGGCGATCCTTATTTCCCTCGAGAAGTTCTCCACGCCATGAAAAAAGGTGCCAAAATTCTCAACCTTTCTAATTTTCGCGATGATTCAAATTCTAGCCCTTGGGATTTCACTGCATTTATTAGAACCTTTGCACTTTATCTTGACGAGCGTTTAGATTGTTTTCTCACTGGCAAGCTACAAAGGCGGTACAATTATAAAGAAAGGGAGAATTCCCGCCATTTTAGGACCAGTAGTAGTAATAGTAgcaatagtagtagtagtatcaGGAGGACGACTAATGAGGCGATACGCGAAATGAAACCAGCAATGCTACTCGACAAGATTTCGTATTGGCAAAGATTGCTTGAAAGGGCAATTGCTATACGCCCAACTGGCGCTGCCAAGACCAATTGTCTAGTGCAAGTTGCTCTGTATGCTGTGGTACAAGAAAGTTTTGATCTTTATAAGGATGTTTCTGATGGGCTTGCTCTTGTTCTTGATAGTTTCTTCCATTTACCATACCAATTATGTGTAAATGCCTTCCAAACATGTGTTAAAGCCGCGAAGCAATTTGAGGAAATTAACTCTTTTTACTCCTTCTGTAAAAGCATTGGTGTTGGCAGGACATCAGAATATCCTAGTGTGCAAAATATATCTGAGGAGTTAATTGAGTCATTACAAGAATTTCTCAAAGATCAATCATCATTTCCAGTGAAATCTTCTGGACAACTGCTGCTTCAAAAACCAGGTTCAATGAAGTCGTTAAAAAGTAGGCATGATAGTTATGGTGGACAATCCGAATTCTCAGTTGCAACGACTGAGCCATATTCGGAAAGGagtactactgctactactacttcTGGGATTGGTTCGCCTTGTAGTTCATTAGAAGAGCTAATACGTGCAACGGAAACAGGGAGGAAGAACCCCTCCATTTCAATTGATTTGGAGGCATATTCGGATATTCAGTTTAGGAAGCAATGTAGTGAAGATGTGTGTGATACGGGTTCTGCTAGGTCATTGCCAGTGTCTATGATTGATCTTGTTTCCTCGTCCAATTGGCCAGGAGATGACGAAGACGAGGACAAAGAAGTACAAAAGCAAAAGCAGCAGCCTGTTGCAGATAAagagaaagaacaaaacaaaaatgaagcTAAACAAGACCAACCAAAGGAGAAAGAAACTCCAGTGTTAGATTCAAGCTCAGCAAAAGGATGGGAAGCTGTACTAAATGAGGCTTTAACGCCATCGCCATCCTTTGACGCCTTTCCAAAACAACAAGAACCAAAACAGGTGTCAGGAAATGGAGTAAATGCGTCATCTGATGATGCTTCTTCAAACAATGGTTGGGATTTGGGACTATTTGAAGCAACCCCACAAGCAAAATCAGAACAACCTATGCCTAATACTACTGCTAACAAAGTTGACAGTTTCAACACATTGCCATTGCCATCTTTCAATGCCTTCTCAGAAAGGCAAGAACAAGAGCAGGTGTCAAGATTTGGTGCAAATGTATCCTCTACTGATCAGGCTTCTTTAAGCAATAATGGTTGGGATTTGGCACTATTTGAAGCAATCCCACAAACAAAATCAGAAAAAGCCATGCCTACTATTTCTAACAACATTAACTCTTCCACTTTGGACGAATTGTTTAATCAGAGGTCAATGTCATTGTTTCCAAATAGTGGCCTAAGTTCACTACCAATGCCTAATACGAACGGCAGTAGCTATGATCAAAATCCATCCACCACCTTTTTGCCAGCTTCAAATAATGCGTATAATCGTATTCCAGTAATGGCACAAGCCAACCATTACAATCCATTTTTACAAGATACGTCGACGGAGTTGCCTTCAAACATGCTCTCAACAACAGCTGCGCCTACGTTCCAAGCAACACCAACTTTTAGTGCTCAGAGTTCTTTTTCAGCAGTGCAGCGTGATGTGAATTCTGATCCGTTTGGGACGTTTTCAAGTAGCGAGCAGATGTTAAATGGTGCCATAAATCAGCAGAATTTGTTGCATGAACAACAGTTATGGTTACAAAACCAAAACAAGATCATAGCTAAGCATATGTCTTAA